Proteins found in one Mustela lutreola isolate mMusLut2 chromosome 10, mMusLut2.pri, whole genome shotgun sequence genomic segment:
- the ZNF691 gene encoding zinc finger protein 691 codes for MGSEKEQHPEQHLPEEGDWGEPWRVDDSEGFQIPDGEKEHRQESPSECPQEVHPKKPWQKVTVPTREPGGPTAHPRPETDEKPFICTQCGKTFNNTSNLRTHQRIHTGEKPYKCSECGKSFSRSSNRIRHERIHLEEKHYKCPKCQESFRRRSDLTTHQQDHLGKRPYRCDICGKSFSQSATLAVHHRTHLEPAPYICCECGKSFSNSSSFGVHHRTHTGERPYECTECGRTFSDISNFGAHQRTHRGEKPYWCTLCGKHFSRSSNLIRHQKTHTGEQAARDAS; via the coding sequence ATGGGCAGTGAGAAGGAGCAGCATCCAGAACAGCACCTGCCTGAGGAAGGGGACTGGGGTGAGCCCTGGAGAGTGGATGACTCGGAGGGTTTTCAGATCCCAGAtggggagaaagagcacaggcaggagagCCCGTCAGAGTGTCCGCAAGAGGTCCATCCTAAAAAGCCATGGCAGAAAGTCACTGTCCCCACCAGAGAACCCGGGGGCCCCACGGCTCACCCGAGGCCCGAGACCGACGAGAAGCCCTTCATATGCACCCAGTGCGGGAAAACCTTCAATAACACCTCCAACCTGAGAACGCACCAGCGCATCCACACTGGTGAGAAGCCTTACAAGTGCTCCGAATGCGGCAAGAGCTTCTCGAGGAGCTCCAACCGCATCCGCCACGAGCGGATCCACCTGGAAGAGAAGCACTACAAATGTCCCAAGTGCCAGGAGAGCTTCCGGCGGCGCTCGGACCTCACCACGCACCAGCAAGACCACCTGGGCAAGCGGCCGTACCGCTGCGACATCTGCGGCAAGAGCTTCAGCCAGAGCGCCACGCTGGCTGTGCACCACCGGACCCACCTGGAGCCCGCGCCCTACATCTGCTGCGAGTGTGGCAAGAGCTTCAGCAACAGCTCCAGCTTCGGCGTGCACCACCGCACGCACACCGGCGAGCGGCCCTATGAGTGCACCGAGTGCGGGCGGACCTTCAGCGACATCTCCAACTTTGGGGCCCACCAGAGGACCCACAGAGGGGAGAAACCCTACTGGTGCACGCTGTGTGGGAAACACTTCTCCCGGAGCTCGAACCTCATCCGTCATCAGAAAACGCACACAGGCGAGCAGGCCGCCAGAGACGCCAGCTGA